The genomic segment GTCCAGCCGGTCGACGCCGATCGCCAGAGCGCGGCCGTTGAGGCTGGCATGCATGCGCTTGGTCGTCGCACTGCGCGATGCGGTCTCGGCCAGGGACTCGATCACGCCGGCGTCGATACCGATCGGGAAGGCCGCTGCGCTGAAGCGACGGCCGTCGTGATCACGCAGATCGCCCTGGCCGGCGACCTGGCCGCCGCGGAACAGGCGGATGTAATCCTGGAAGCGCTCGAGATCGCGCTCGGTCTGGAAACCGACGAGGTCGTAGGACGACAACGCACCGAACGTCTTCTCGTGATGCGGCAGGCCGGCGACGATGTCTGCCGATGGAAACGGCACGTGCAGGAAGAAACCGATGCGCGCGCGCACGCCACGCTTACGCAGCTCCTGCGCGAGCGGGAAGAGGTGATAGTCCTGCACCCAGACGATGTCGTCATCGCGCAGCTCCTTCGACAGCTTCTCGGCGAACAGCGCATTGACGCCGCGATAGGCGGCCTGGGTCAGCGCGTTGTAGTCGACGAGATCGAGTCGGAAATGCAGCAGCGGCCACAGCGTGCGGTTGGAGAAACCGTTGTAGTAGCCCTCGTAATCCTCGCGCGATAGATCGACTGTGAGGTACTCGATGCCGTCCGCCTGCTGGTGGTGCATCTCGCCCGAGTGCGCACGCGCGACCTTGCCGCTCCAGCCGAACCACAGGCCGCCGGTCTCCTTGAGCGCCGCGTCGAGCGCCGTCGCGAGGCCGCCGTTCTGGCTGGCGCCCGGCAGCGCGACACGATTGGAGACGACGACCAGGCGGCTCATGCCGCTTCCTGCCAGGACCGCGACAGGCGCATCGCCGCCATGATCAGACCGACATGCGAATACGTCTGCGGGAAGTTGCCCCAGGCCTCGCCGGTTTCGAACGACAGGTCTTCGGAGAGCAGGCCGAGATGGTTGCGGCGCGACAGCAGGGTCTCGAACAGCTGCCGCGCCTCGTGCGTGCGGCCGATCGACGCCAGCGCGTCGATGTACCAGAACGTGCAGATCGTGAAGCTGGTCTCCGGCGTGCCGAAGTCATCGGGCGTGACATAGCGGAACAGGCCGTCGCCATGGCGCAGCGACTGGCCGATCGCCTCGACCGTGCCGATGAAGCGCGGGTCTTCCGGCGTCACGAAGCCGAGATCGGCGAGCAGCAGCAGCGAGGCGTCGAGCCGGTCGCCACCGAAGGCATCGGCGAAGTGGCCGAGCTCGGCATTCCATGCTTCACCGAGAATCCGTTCGCGCATGCCCTCGGCGCGTTCGCGCCAATAGCCGATGCGGTCGTCGATGCCGAGCTGCCCGGCGATCCGCGCGAGCCGGTCGCAGGCCGCCCAGCACATCACGGCCGAGTAGGTGTGCACGTGTGCCTTGCCGCGGAATTCCCAGAGGCCGGCGTCGGGCTGATCAAAGAGCTTGAACGCAAGTTCGCCCAGCGGTTCGAGCTTGCGGAACGTCGCCTCGTCGCCGCGGTGCTCCAGCCGGCGATCGAAGAACAGTTGCGTGGACGCGAGCACCACGCTGCCGTAGGTGTCGTGCTGACGCTGCACGTAGGCGAGATTGCCGCGACGCACCGGGCCCATGCCGCGATAGCCTGCCAGCGCCGGCATCGTTTCCTCGGTGAGCGTGTGTTCGAAGCCGATGCCGTACAGCGGCTGCATGTCGCCGTCGTCGCTGACGGTGAGGTTGAAGATGTAGCGGATGTACTCCTCCATCGTGCGCGTCGCGCCGAGCCGGTTGAGCGCGCGCACCACGAACGCCGAGTCGCGCATCCAGCAATAGCGGTAGTCCCAGTTGCGCTCGGTGTCGGCGGCCTCGGGAATCGACGTGGTCATCGCCGCGATGATGCCGCCGCTGTCCTCGTACTGGCACAGCTTCAGCGTGATCGCGCTGCGGATGACGGCTTCCTGGAAGTCGAGCGGGATCGACAGGTAACGCACCCATTCGCGCCAATAATTCGTCGTGCGGTGGATCGCGTCGCGCACGAATTCCGGCAATGGCTGGGTCACGGTCTCGTCGGGGCCGAGCAGGAAGTGCAGGTCGCGATCGAGCACGAACGGCAGGCCGTCGCGCAGCAGGCGGATCGGCAGATCGGTGGTCGCGCGCAGCGTGAAACCGGGCAGCACGTAGCGGATGTGGTTGCTGCCCCAGGTGCTGTCGGGCACGCGCGCGCCCCAGTCGGCCAGCGGACGCAACAGCACGCGGATACGCGGGCTGCCCGAGAGCAGACGCACGCGTCGCATCAGCATCACCGGACGGTAGAAGCGGTCGTGCTGGCGCCAGCGCGGCGCGAAATCGGTGATCTCAAGCGACGCGCCATGGCGGTCGTACAGCACGGTGCGCAGGATCGCAGTGTTCTCGACGTAGCTTTGCTCGCTGCGTTCGAAGTCGTCGAGTTCGATCGACCAGTCGCCGTGACCGTCCTTCGGCGACAGCAGCGCGCAGAACGCGGGATCGCCATCGAACGCCGGCAGGCAGGACCACACCAGACGCGCATTGCGGTCGAACAGCGCACCGAAGCTGCCGTTGCCGACGAGGCCGAGATCGAGGCTGGGAGCGAGCGGTTGGGTCATCGGGAACTCTCCGGATTCGGGTCTGCAGGCACGCCGAGCCACGCGTGGATCGCAGCGGGATCGGGCAGACGGAAACGGGCGGCACTGCCGGCGCGATCGCCGACCAGCACGCTGATGCCGCCATGGGCGTTGACGGCCGAGAAGCCGGGCTCGTCGGTGAGATCGTCGCCGGCGAACACCGGCACGCGACCTTTGAACGGCGCTTCATCGAGGAACGCGAGAATCGCGCTGCCCTTGTCGGCGTGGCGCGGGCGCAGTTCGATGACGTGGTCGCCAGGCTGCAACTGGTAGTCGGGCAATCCACTGAGCGCACCGGCCGCGAATGCGCGCAGCGCGAGTTCGGCCGCGGCCTTGCGCTCGGGCGCGACCATCCGCCAGTGCAGACCGAGCGCCGCGCCTTTGTCTTCGACCAGCGCGCCGGGATGCGCGTCGATCAGCG from the Luteimonas fraxinea genome contains:
- a CDS encoding alpha,alpha-trehalose-phosphate synthase (UDP-forming) — protein: MSRLVVVSNRVALPGASQNGGLATALDAALKETGGLWFGWSGKVARAHSGEMHHQQADGIEYLTVDLSREDYEGYYNGFSNRTLWPLLHFRLDLVDYNALTQAAYRGVNALFAEKLSKELRDDDIVWVQDYHLFPLAQELRKRGVRARIGFFLHVPFPSADIVAGLPHHEKTFGALSSYDLVGFQTERDLERFQDYIRLFRGGQVAGQGDLRDHDGRRFSAAAFPIGIDAGVIESLAETASRSATTKRMHASLNGRALAIGVDRLDYSKGLPERFRAIQRFFERHADQRGKMTYLQIAPVSRGGVASYRTLRRELEQYAGHINGAHSEPDWTPVRYVNRTYPHPALTGFYRLSRMALVTPLRDGMNLVAKEYVASQDGDDPGALVLSIFAGAARELDGALLVNPFDSDGVADAIAAAMAMPREARRERWQSMITRIREYDIHAWRKDFLSRLAATRG
- a CDS encoding glycoside hydrolase family 15 protein → MTQPLAPSLDLGLVGNGSFGALFDRNARLVWSCLPAFDGDPAFCALLSPKDGHGDWSIELDDFERSEQSYVENTAILRTVLYDRHGASLEITDFAPRWRQHDRFYRPVMLMRRVRLLSGSPRIRVLLRPLADWGARVPDSTWGSNHIRYVLPGFTLRATTDLPIRLLRDGLPFVLDRDLHFLLGPDETVTQPLPEFVRDAIHRTTNYWREWVRYLSIPLDFQEAVIRSAITLKLCQYEDSGGIIAAMTTSIPEAADTERNWDYRYCWMRDSAFVVRALNRLGATRTMEEYIRYIFNLTVSDDGDMQPLYGIGFEHTLTEETMPALAGYRGMGPVRRGNLAYVQRQHDTYGSVVLASTQLFFDRRLEHRGDEATFRKLEPLGELAFKLFDQPDAGLWEFRGKAHVHTYSAVMCWAACDRLARIAGQLGIDDRIGYWRERAEGMRERILGEAWNAELGHFADAFGGDRLDASLLLLADLGFVTPEDPRFIGTVEAIGQSLRHGDGLFRYVTPDDFGTPETSFTICTFWYIDALASIGRTHEARQLFETLLSRRNHLGLLSEDLSFETGEAWGNFPQTYSHVGLIMAAMRLSRSWQEAA
- the otsB gene encoding trehalose-phosphatase, giving the protein MRQSPEATPPFLTPAATALPPPPTLPANAALFLDVDGCLLPFAPRPDAVEVPSALLARLTVLQQALGGALALVSGRNLATLDQLFAPQMFAAAGLHGVERRRLGHTGTAGDVPPALVRARDAAIALIDAHPGALVEDKGAALGLHWRMVAPERKAAAELALRAFAAGALSGLPDYQLQPGDHVIELRPRHADKGSAILAFLDEAPFKGRVPVFAGDDLTDEPGFSAVNAHGGISVLVGDRAGSAARFRLPDPAAIHAWLGVPADPNPESSR